The Oxyura jamaicensis isolate SHBP4307 breed ruddy duck chromosome 3, BPBGC_Ojam_1.0, whole genome shotgun sequence genome segment AGTGTATCAGTTACTGCTGGCGTAACCTTGACCCCTCTCCCAGCTGtctcccctccccagggctTTGCATTTGCCCCCCCCAGAGTGCCGTGTCCCACGCTGGAGGGGGTCGGTGCCGAGCAGCTGTGCGGGCAGtctgccccacagccagctgTTCTCACGCACCGTGCCCTGTGCCTCCAGCTTTGGGCAGGGTTTCCTTCTGGCCGTGACACAGGACAGACCTCGTTGTGTCACGGAGCGGCTTGTGGAGCTCTGCTGTCCACGCTCCGCAGCGGTGGGCTTGCCAGGGTGACGGGGAGAACAGCAGCACCCATTTTCAGGACAAGGGGCAGCGCTAAACCTCACATTTGCCTCTCTGAAATGGAGAGAGTGAGGAAGTGGCATCGGCGGGGACGCAGGAAGGCATCGATCCTGATCCGTGGGCAGGCTGCCAAGGCGGCCAGGCTGTAATTACCGCGTGTGGGGAGCTCTGCAGGCCCCAGCACTGGGGGCTGTTCAGTCACTTTGGTGCAGCCACCAGCTGATTTTCCACAGATCAATAGACCTCCCCCTGGCATGCGCTGCCTGGGCCTTGTCTCTGTGCTCGCACTCAGTCCCCCACGCCATCTTTTCTTGGTCTTTTTCCAAGGTGGGTCTGTGAGCCATGGCCTAGAAACATGACCGGTGTGACAGCGAGAGCACCTTGTTAGTCCCTTGCATGGGGCAGGTTCTCTTTGGAAAGAGAGATCTACCTCAAGGCAAGTTGGATGAATGTTAGGATCGAGATAAGGAGTAAAAGTACACATGAAGATTGGTTGGAAAAGGCAGGGTAAGTGGAACTTAATGGTTTCTGTGGCAGTACTCTTCTGatgtccttttccttctccccagcttCCGTATGAGCTGCAGGACATGGTCAATAAGCATTTGCACAGCACTCAGGAGTCTTCAGGCCCTGGCCAAGAGGCAACCCATACCTTGGCCCCGTCTGACGTTGTGCCCACCTCGGTCATTGCCAGAGTCTTGGAGAAGCCAGAATCTCTGGTGCTGAATTCAGCCAAGTCCAGCAGTGGCAGCTGTCCCATGGCTGAGGACGTGTTTGTGCATGTGGACATGAGTGGAGCCCCTCCCGATGCCTGCAACAGCGCAGGACagatggggaaggagggaggggatgCGGGCAAGCAGCAGAACGGTGGCTGCAAGCCGCAGAGCAGCGTGGAAAGCGTGCCAGAGGACGTGCCAGCCTTTGAGAAGCTAAGTCCCTACCCTACACCATCACCTCCCCACCCCATGTACCCCGGGCGCAAAGTGATCGAGTTCTCCGAGGACAAGGTAAGGATCCCGAAGAACAGCCCCCTGCCCAACTGTACGTATGCTACGCGCCAGGCCATCTCGCTCAGCCTGGTGCAGAGCGAAGACGAGAGCTGTGACAGGCACCGCacgctccccagcagccccgctTCAGAAGGGCGCCGCTcggcctccagctgctcctgccagcagtCCCCCAAAGCAGCCAGGGCTCACGGCTCTTCCCAGAGCAGCCCGTTCAGCAGCCCTCCCCAGATCCCGAGCGCCTTcgccagctctgccagctctgagGAGGACCTGCTGGCCAACTGGCAGCGGATGTTCGTGGACAAGGCGCCCCCCACCTCGGAGCAGGTGCTGATGAACCGCACGGCCTTCAGCCGCGACACGGCCCCTGAGCTGCAGAAGAGGTTCAGCCGCTCCATGCAGGAGCTGGGTAGGGCAGCCTCGGCTTACTCGGATGGTGAGGAGTCcgcacagagctgcagctggaccGTGAGCCGGGACTCGAGCATGGACACCGACAGCACTGAGTCCAGA includes the following:
- the TJAP1 gene encoding tight junction-associated protein 1 isoform X1, whose protein sequence is MSSTAPSKKPYRKAPPQHREIRHEVPIIRDDQDGVILAEQSQEPLTDAERMKLLQHENEELRRRLTYVTNKMEAMERELESGQDYLEMELGQNREELEKFKDKFRRLQNSYTASQRTNQDLEEKLHALASLSQSWIFAIKKAEMDRKTLDWEIVELTNKLLDAKTTINKLEELNERYRQDCNLAVQLLKCNKSHFRNHKFADLPYELQDMVNKHLHSTQESSGPGQEATHTLAPSDVVPTSVIARVLEKPESLVLNSAKSSSGSCPMAEDVFVHVDMSGAPPDACNSAGQMGKEGGDAGKQQNGGCKPQSSVESVPEDVPAFEKLSPYPTPSPPHPMYPGRKVIEFSEDKVRIPKNSPLPNCTYATRQAISLSLVQSEDESCDRHRTLPSSPASEGRRSASSCSCQQSPKAARAHGSSQSSPFSSPPQIPSAFASSASSEEDLLANWQRMFVDKAPPTSEQVLMNRTAFSRDTAPELQKRFSRSMQELGRAASAYSDGEESAQSCSWTVSRDSSMDTDSTESRARRSHFSSDYGTDFSQDEAQKLLQGSGGGTAEPGSPPPEKHKDYVDLGLPESPADEREMLLQGSKESNQGGAQEESGESRVKLPFSRPHRSPKRMGVHHLHRKDSLTQAQEQGNLLS
- the TJAP1 gene encoding tight junction-associated protein 1 isoform X2, whose protein sequence is MSSTAPSKKPYRKAPPQHREIRHEVPIIRDDQDGVILAEQSQEPLTDAERMKLLQHENEELRRRLTYVTNKMEAMERELESGQDYLEMELGQNREELEKFKDKFRRLQNSYTASQRTNQDLEEKLHALIKKAEMDRKTLDWEIVELTNKLLDAKTTINKLEELNERYRQDCNLAVQLLKCNKSHFRNHKFADLPYELQDMVNKHLHSTQESSGPGQEATHTLAPSDVVPTSVIARVLEKPESLVLNSAKSSSGSCPMAEDVFVHVDMSGAPPDACNSAGQMGKEGGDAGKQQNGGCKPQSSVESVPEDVPAFEKLSPYPTPSPPHPMYPGRKVIEFSEDKVRIPKNSPLPNCTYATRQAISLSLVQSEDESCDRHRTLPSSPASEGRRSASSCSCQQSPKAARAHGSSQSSPFSSPPQIPSAFASSASSEEDLLANWQRMFVDKAPPTSEQVLMNRTAFSRDTAPELQKRFSRSMQELGRAASAYSDGEESAQSCSWTVSRDSSMDTDSTESRARRSHFSSDYGTDFSQDEAQKLLQGSGGGTAEPGSPPPEKHKDYVDLGLPESPADEREMLLQGSKESNQGGAQEESGESRVKLPFSRPHRSPKRMGVHHLHRKDSLTQAQEQGNLLS
- the TJAP1 gene encoding tight junction-associated protein 1 isoform X3 → MKLLQHENEELRRRLTYVTNKMEAMERELESGQDYLEMELGQNREELEKFKDKFRRLQNSYTASQRTNQDLEEKLHALASLSQSWIFAIKKAEMDRKTLDWEIVELTNKLLDAKTTINKLEELNERYRQDCNLAVQLLKCNKSHFRNHKFADLPYELQDMVNKHLHSTQESSGPGQEATHTLAPSDVVPTSVIARVLEKPESLVLNSAKSSSGSCPMAEDVFVHVDMSGAPPDACNSAGQMGKEGGDAGKQQNGGCKPQSSVESVPEDVPAFEKLSPYPTPSPPHPMYPGRKVIEFSEDKVRIPKNSPLPNCTYATRQAISLSLVQSEDESCDRHRTLPSSPASEGRRSASSCSCQQSPKAARAHGSSQSSPFSSPPQIPSAFASSASSEEDLLANWQRMFVDKAPPTSEQVLMNRTAFSRDTAPELQKRFSRSMQELGRAASAYSDGEESAQSCSWTVSRDSSMDTDSTESRARRSHFSSDYGTDFSQDEAQKLLQGSGGGTAEPGSPPPEKHKDYVDLGLPESPADEREMLLQGSKESNQGGAQEESGESRVKLPFSRPHRSPKRMGVHHLHRKDSLTQAQEQGNLLS